The nucleotide sequence AAGGACGCCGAGCCGGTGAGCGCGCTCAATGCTTCGTTGAGCGAGTCTTCCATCACGACTCGATCGCCGGTTGCGAGAATGACGCGCTTCAGCTCAGGGAAGTTGACGCCTTCCGCGCGGATATAGACCGGCTCAGCATACAAGATGCCCTGATCGACCGGGATGACCAGCAGGTTGCCGCGAAGACACTCTGAACCGGCCGTGCAGCGCAACGTAAACCATGCCGATATATCCTGGTCGTTGTCGATGCGCGCTTCGATCTGCGCGGGTCCGTCAATCTGCCTATCTTTCGGGAAGTTGAAAGCAATTAGGCTGCCGTAGCTATCTCCGTCGCTGCGCGCTGCCAGCCAGCCGATAAGGTTCTGCCGCTCGTTGGGTGTATATGGCAGCAGCAGTACGAACTCTTCCTTAGTCTCGCCGGGCAGCTTCATTATCACATAGTACGGCTCGACCTGCTGAAGCGCATCGCCCTGCCCAAACTTCTCCTCGGATACCGCCCAGAGGTCTTCGTTGTTGTAGAAGTTCTGCGGCTCCTGCATGTGGTAGCGGATGTACTTTTCCGCCTGAATGCGGAAGAAGTCTTGCGGATAGCGCACATGCGAACGCAGCGACTCGGGCAGTTCTTCTTGCGCCGAGAACAGGTCCGGGAATATACGCGCGTAGGTGCGGATAACAGAATCCGATTCGTCCCAGATGTAGAAGCGCAGGTCACCGGTGAAGGCGTCCACCGTGATCTTC is from Chloroflexota bacterium and encodes:
- a CDS encoding UPF0182 family protein, translated to KITVDAFTGDLRFYIWDESDSVIRTYARIFPDLFSAQEELPESLRSHVRYPQDFFRIQAEKYIRYHMQEPQNFYNNEDLWAVSEEKFGQGDALQQVEPYYVIMKLPGETKEEFVLLLPYTPNERQNLIGWLAARSDGDSYGSLIAFNFPKDRQIDGPAQIEARIDNDQDISAWFTLRCTAGSECLRGNLLVIPVDQGILYAEPVYIRAEGVNFPELKRVILATGDRVVMEDSLNEALSALTGSASFVEDAEEATTGEQTARPTSTGAGGGAVEATVETLQQAIDEVRRNLAELEESLDRLTESLSNQ